The window CTTAATACTGGGTCATTAAATGGCGTTCACATTTTATCAGAGAACACAATTTTTCTTCTGGACAAAAACTCAGTTTATATGTGTTCATGCAATATATTGtgacaagcaaaaaaaaatatatttcctgtTATCATAATATGATGTCTACATGAataagcttttttaaatttgaattcatgTGTTGGTTATTTGCATTCGAAATCGCAGCTCATTTTGGGATTAATGAAATTTTATATGGGATTTTTGATTAGTATGTCTCAATATGCTCCTGTCTTTTAAATCCtgatgaagaaattaaaaagaaaacatttgtttctcaGTTGTCTGTCACTGGTGTTAATGCAGTTGTCAAAAGCAGGGGTGTGTGATATGACCTAAAACTCATGTTACAGTATTACAAAATTTGAAGggtatacaaaataaaatttaaaaaaagatccacTCAAAACATAAATCTACCATGTTTTCACCGCACTGGGCAAGataatatcattaaaaaaacaaaaacaaatgaatgacaaaaatatttgatgtgtTCATGGGTTCATAAAAACAAGCTGGTTTTAACCtggatttaaaacaaagaatattTGTTTACTCTTCAAAGTTTTTCACTTCCAAAATAAAATTGCCAAATCATTTGTGATCTAAAAATGACatgacacaaaaaataatttatctCTGAAGAAACCGAAAGCTGACACGACAGCTTACATCTTAACCCTCTTAAAAACACCCTGAGGCCAAACCCTGGTCTCTAAATTACACAATTTGAGTTCATGCAGAGCTGAAAAATAGTATCAAAAGTCCTACACACACATGATAAACTGCTAACAGTGCAAACAGTCAGTTTTTCAGTTAGAAAAGTTCTTAAGCAATAACAAACTACTGAATTAAACAGTTTTTACAGCTTCCTTGCTGGAAATGAAAACTATAGTATTGGTGCTCCCACCTCTGTTTGGATGAGAGAATCATAGGAGAGAACAGATCTGAAGTTCttttaacaaaatgaaagaagatgTCATGCATGTTAGCAAAGCTATAGCAAATGCAAAGTTATGTAGGTCAAAGAGGTGGTTTCCTGGAGGAAAGCAACTGCAGCACctgactgcagctgctctgcaaTGAGAGGTTTTACTGCCATGTATGCATTCTGGTTAGAAATGTTGTCCAACTTTTGCTGGTGCTGTAGAGCCTCAACCCCAGCAAAAGTTGGACAACATTTCTAACCATCATGCATTGCATTCACTCAGTCTTGCTCAGCTCTGCATTAAGTAGAACACAACTAGAGTAGGGATTCATATTTGTAACTGTCACACAGTGTTGGAACATCAGGCACTAGGAtctaaatgttattttctgttttgtatctgtacacacatgttcacaaaattacattttttttagtgtgtCTCTATGTAAGAATCACCATTGATATCATTTGTTCACACAGACTATTTTTTTCTCGCAAATAACAAATGGTTATTTACAACTACCAACTTTAttatttgtgattatttttgacTTCACAACCACGACATCTATATAAATTAAGTTGACTTGATTCGTCTTTATTACTGGCACCTTACCAGGTTTACTTGTATAGTCTTCTCCCAGTTCTTTTCATTGTTGATGCCGGCATTGTTGATGACGATGTCCAGGCGACCAAACTGATCCACGGTGCACTGGAAGGCATctaaccacacaaacaaaaagccatCTGTGAAAAACTTCAGACACTGTCACAAGATCTCATGAGAGCGGAAAACCAGGATTCTTAGCTTCATCCCACTTGCTGAAAACCCCAGACCAGAACTGAAGAGCTTCTTCACCACTTTTATACAATGAATTGATCATGACTGACTGTGGAAAGAAGGACGTAGTTATTAGCACACAGTGTCTGCCAGCGTTAGTCCCATCACATTAGCGACATTAACTGGCATGAACTGCCGAAGTTCAGCTTTGGACTGTGTGACACTGCCCCTGACATTATCAGGAAGCATCATCGGCTCAGACATCATCCCAAACATACAAACTTGTCTCTGTGGCCGTTTCTATGCGCAGGCGTCAGTCATGATGACTTCACAAGCATTATGATTTCAGGTTGTATGCAGAAAGCGAAAAGAGACATTGGCTCACATTTGGTCCGATACTCAATTGGTGATACTAATGTGAAAACCTTGAAACCGTGGTAATTGCGTAGATCTCGAGCTGTCAGGTTGAAGATGTGAGTGCAGTGTCCACGTTTTAGAATTTGTAGCTTCTGTGCAGCACCATCCATATTTTTAGCATACTCCACTGTTGTGGCTACATTTCCTTCAAAGTTTTCCCTACATATTGTATAAATCTGGACGGACGTAGATGTAAACTGCAGCCTGGCTGGTTGGAGGCATAATTCTAGTTTCATTGTGGCAATCAACGCATAAAACATAATCTCTTTGTTTGTTCTATGTTTCATAGAATGTTGGCAGAGGAGGACTATATATATCAATTGCACCGCACCGATGCACATCTCACTAGAAATTCTTCCTGAAACACTGACTGAgatgtctttttgtttccttatttATGAGGCCAAACTGACTTAAGACACAGACAGTCAACTCAGACAATGTGAAGGAGATAGGCATTGTGCTCTGAAAGAATGAGCCTCCACCtcgttttttttatctctccatGTAGGCAGACAGACGTGACTGGAGAAACAGCTGGGGGGAGAAATGTGAGGTGGTAAAACCTATGTGTCATCACCTGCAGCATTCCATACCTGGACACCCCACAATTAGAAACAAACATAGTGACTtttaacacgtgtgtgtgtgtgtgtgtgtgcgtgtgtgtgtttgtccaaaTCAACAGCAGTGCTATCACACACTTAGGAGCAACACCAAACAGCATTCCACAGCCACTAGCCTGCAGGGATTTACTTTTTCAATGCCAGACAATGAAACCTTgttcctctccctttctctctctctctcacaagaCACACTCATTCAGATTACACACACTTCTAGCCCTGCCTTCTCTtcttcgctctctctcacacacacacacacacaccagtagcAAATCTGCGGGACAGGGGAGGATAAGTGAAGAGAGCAGTAGTACAGggcattatactgtacatgttgtgtGGTAAAAACGCATCTTTGGTTACATTGGGGAACCTGTTTGTAACTTTGACAAGTGTCAAAGATCATCAGCTGCAGTCTGCCTGACTGAACCTGCTGCTCTTTCACACCGTCTGACTGCAGCTGTCAACTCATAGAGCCTCTCCAGGAAAAGAAAGTTCTAACACCTGCTAAAAATAGTCCTtgggtttttgcttttttaattcaCCTCATTCATCAAAAGGAAGCTTAAAGGGATTGGGCACAGTCATATTCTTTAGTCTGCCTAAGGAGTCATAATAACTGCCTGGGCAGCTGCCAGCAGATCAACAAACTGGGTGTGTTCCAGGCTTATCACCAAAGTTCTCATATCGTGTCACTTGAGAAGCGATAGGCGATGTATAAGGCACCGTTGTCATTTATCTCTCTTATAACAGTCCCACAGCTACTAATACCTCTCAGTGCATCTCCATCAGAGACGTCACACAGAATAAAGGTGCAGTTGCCTTCTCCAAACTCTGTATCCAGCTGTGTCTTGCACTCTTCACCACAGGTCTTGTTCAGGTCGACCACAGCCACCTGAAGGACAAAGTTATGCTTGTCAGTCCACACTTTAAAAGTTCACCTGCAAAGTCACACCGGTGCTAAAGTTTGTCTATCTCTGCAGTAACTCTGCAGTGCTACATGACTGTGGAGTGCACTGCTTATGCATATCACCCGCTGCTGTGGTTAGACGATTGTGGTTATTGACATCAATGTTTTTAACGAtaaggaacaaacacacacacaggggtgatGACATGTTCACGATGGTGCTGGGCCACAATTAGCCTCATTTCACAGAATGTGAGGTAAGTTCCTCAGAAgctaatttctttcttttttctcttttaatagcctttttgcttttcctttgaAATGCACCATTTATTTCTATATACATTACTacagtttgaaaataaataaataataataataataataataatgtaagtCAAAACAATCACATCAAAGCAGCCTAAAGCAGTGCTGGTGTAAAGTCAGTGCATTTAACTGAGCTGCAGACAGTTCCAGTACACTGGAAGGCGTTTTAGTAAAGTTAAAACAGTCAAGTTGTTCAAGAGCTGAGCCAAGCTCTTAATGCGGAACATGATTCGAACAAACAGCGTTGAAGTGACAGCGCCTTTCGTTAAGTTGAGCCTTTTAATGGAGACATTTGTAAAGtcagagaagagaaatgtgaaGGTACAGTATTAGTGAATGTGGACTTTGGGTACTGACCTTGGCCAAGTTCTGCAGTAGTGACTGTACCACGGCTCTCCCGATGCCCTGGGCCCCCCCGGTCACCAGAGCCACCTTCCCCTGAAGAGACATGATCCCAGCACTGCAGCTGCAAACCCCCTGACACTTtatcttcctccttctctgtctgtcacacttCACCCCTCTTGCTGccttctttctctgtgtccctccccctctctctctctgtgtgtgtcttcttgttCAGACGTCTGGGTGTGTATGAACCTATCTGCTCGCTGTAACACAATCACAGGCTTTCTAACCCCTAACTGTGTTTTCACTCTTTTAGCTGGGCtgatctccctccctcttccctccctctctctctattgctctctctctctctctcactgagcTTATCAGTCTATACaaacactgcatgtgtgttagagagagagagagagagagagagagctagtCAAAGGTTAAGTAAACTGTGTGGGACAATAATTACAGGTTCTATCCAGCTTGTTGTACCTGCCCTCCTGCCTCCACCTACTTCCTTTACACCTTCTCCTCTTTCTACACAATTTGACTCCTCCGACTTGTGCTACATCAACACACACCTGAGCTCTGCACTTTCTATGAAAATCTCTATCTGTGTTTACAagaggtgaaaaaacaaaacaaaacctgaacaGCAGCTTTTTAAGAAGCTGTCAATCTCACATCTTCTCATCACCTGTTACCCAAACCCCATTATGATGTGTGTTCTGTGTAACTGCTGTAACACAACATGCGGTTTTGTTCAGTGATACATTACACTCGGCGTCAGGTCTCTGCATGTTGACTTTTACAACGTGCtgagatgaatgaaaacaatagcTGCTAACTGGTGACAAAACATGGTCAATTTTTTTGCTTCGTGTGAGTTTCCTCAACAAcaatacaaaatgaatatgGAAAGAAAACGttgtcaggggggaaaaaagataacCCGTTTTTGTTTGGCAGAATATCATATTTAGCTTCAGAAACATCTCTTCACTtacctcctcccttccttcccctctcctccttatcttacttccttccttcagtcAAGGAGAACCTGGTAATGCTCGGCACTGTCACCCATCAACTCTCTGTGGTCTCATGACCCGAGGTGGAAGAGCAACACAGGTTCCTCTAATAAAGAGTGGGGGCCTCTTCGTCACAGAGGAGGGAGTTCCTGCTGCAGGTAAGCCCCAGCTGTTGATCTGTCATGGTCTGGGTTGTACTGGACACCAAACAGGACAAGGAGCGGCTGTAAAAGCAAGAACTGCCGAGGAGTTTGTCGGATCCCACTCCCCTGGACTTGTTCACCCTGTGACTCGGGCCAGGCAGGAAAAACCATTGCAGACTCCTCACATCCTGAACATAAAGGGTTTCAGCCTCTCCTCTTCAGACCAGTATCCATATTGTATATACCAGAATAGCCAGACACAAGATGAGCTTTCCACATGGCATCACACTTGTTAACAGTTAAAACAGCCATGTCTCTGCCTATGTACAGTCTCAcagcgtgtgtgtatataacaTCCTTTTATTGTACACATTCAAGTatagtgtgtgtttgccttAGTGGTTGCATTTTAAAGTGAACCCACATACGGTTGCCATCATTGCAATTACTATTACAATTATAAATggtcataaaaaatattactaGAAACTAGCAATTTGGGGCACAAGGGACTAATTAACCAAACCTGTGAAATCAGTCTGAAAATGGGTGTtcacttaaaatatcaatatgataGAGTTACTGGAAGAGTGAAGGTGTGAATCCGAACACCGACCCTCGCACCCAGAACACAATATTCACAAAATATCACAGATAACTTCTCTTTAAATATAATAGAGTTTATTTAACTTCAGCACTACTAATTCAATTCACAATCAATAGTActtaaccccctaaccctaaactgTAAACAAGCATAAATTGAcatataagtgtgtgtttgtgtgtgtgtgtttgtgtgtgcactagAGAGTATCTACACTGGGTGATGTTAGTGACCGCTAACCCAACCTGATACTAGCTAATGCTAGGCTACAAAcatgtgtgcgcatgcatgtgtgtgcacgtggttgtgtatgtgtgggcgCTGCATGGTGGACCACGTGGTTGATGGAGCCTGTAAACCATCGTGGCGATAGCGTTAACTACAGCTAGCTTACAGTGCGACAACACGTGGGTAACTGTGTATATTGGTGGTTAGTAGGAGGAGAatgagagaaaggagaaagagattGCTCTGAGAGGAGACAGTGACGTGTTTAAACACTCAAGACGGCCCACTGTGCTAACTAGCGATCCAGAAATGGATGGCGCAGGTCAGCTTTAGATCTGGATATTGTAATTTTATCATTTGGAGACTGGGCGTGCAACCGTTCAGACGGTTACATGCTGGTGTCAGAGTTCTGGCAGATAAAATACAATACCGATCAGACACGTGCTATCAAAATTTAGCATCACAGTCAATACTTTGAATATTACAGTGTTTTCACCTACGTCACGGTTTGGTCAGTTACCCGGATGTATGGCCATATTGGAGATACTCGGATGTAAACAAAAGCATGGATTGCCCCCCAAAAGATCACGTCGAAGCAGCTAAATCATACAGCGATGGACTTGGTAGGCAAGAAAGGAAGCGATATTTTGAAAAACTAAGGTTAATAGGTAGACATATCCTTACGACCTGGCTCCGTTGTCTTGGGCTGAAGACCCGTCAATTCTCCCTTCAATTTCCTTATCCGGACATCATGAACTAACTATCTTGTGTTCTCGCCCAGCCCATACACGGCAGAAGAC is drawn from Scophthalmus maximus strain ysfricsl-2021 chromosome 8, ASM2237912v1, whole genome shotgun sequence and contains these coding sequences:
- the hpgd gene encoding 15-hydroxyprostaglandin dehydrogenase [NAD(+)] isoform X2; its protein translation is MSLQGKVALVTGGAQGIGRAVVQSLLQNLAKVAVVDLNKTCGEECKTQLDTEFGEGNCTFILCDVSDGDALRDAFQCTVDQFGRLDIVINNAGINNEKNWEKTIQVNLTSVIKGTYLALDHMSKEYGKEGGTVINVSSMAAFLHSPHQPVYTATKHGIIGFTRAMADASSQGNYGVRINVLCPAFVDTPLLHSVEHEDNMGPH